In one window of Saprospiraceae bacterium DNA:
- a CDS encoding 1-acyl-sn-glycerol-3-phosphate acyltransferase has product MASMQQKPEDYKVYDHLIGDIHLWPLSKFVIQRKAFLNKLNSDVFEQFKLQGVNEVDQAIAKTMHQEKQRVKTNPWKADPPNEIQYYRKIQNEYNANQLLADKHKGNLETLGRLINRFSQEIICHFNPKTFLLVRKWSDFIFHTLLYSFKWSDIFRIKKLREENRSAIRINGYTSELRNLFNDHIVVLVPTHSSNLDSICIGYSIDLSLGLPAFSYGAGLNLFDSEFFAFFMNRLGAYKVDRRKKNPIYLQTLTAYSKLSVFEGVNTIFFPGGTRSRSGEVESKLKLGLLGSLIQAQRMLLEANSPQKIVVVPVVLTYESVLEARSLMLQHLSVSGQERFTARAKKPGFGAYYKFLFRVLKSQSQIYLTFGKPMDVFGNQLDDQANSLDHKSHVVHLKDYFSTKGKFIKDDQREMIYTRELGEKIAEAYKIYNYVLPAHLVAYAAFLLLSKMNPQHDIYSLVQLPEEEYFFPEKSLADICAQLQLILIQRSEEDKIIYPKEIEGNVSILIAKGIKHLGVYHLKRILAQDNYGRYYSEDFIGLLYYANRLQNIELQNEIDWSSVQWESDRF; this is encoded by the coding sequence ATGGCAAGCATGCAACAAAAGCCAGAAGATTATAAAGTATACGATCATTTGATCGGAGATATTCACCTTTGGCCATTGTCAAAATTTGTGATCCAGAGAAAAGCATTTCTGAATAAGTTGAACAGCGATGTTTTCGAACAGTTTAAGTTGCAAGGAGTGAACGAAGTCGATCAGGCTATTGCGAAAACTATGCACCAGGAAAAGCAACGCGTTAAGACAAATCCTTGGAAAGCAGATCCACCCAATGAAATCCAATATTACAGAAAGATTCAAAATGAATACAATGCAAATCAGTTGCTTGCTGATAAGCATAAAGGCAATCTCGAAACCCTCGGTCGTTTAATCAATCGCTTTAGTCAGGAGATTATATGCCATTTCAATCCGAAGACTTTTTTATTAGTGAGGAAATGGAGCGATTTTATTTTTCATACGTTGTTGTATTCTTTCAAATGGTCTGATATTTTCCGTATCAAGAAACTCAGAGAAGAAAACAGATCGGCCATTCGAATTAACGGATATACTTCGGAACTTCGCAATTTATTTAATGACCACATTGTCGTTCTGGTTCCTACGCACTCCAGCAATCTGGACTCCATTTGCATAGGTTACTCCATTGATTTGTCTTTAGGATTACCAGCATTTTCTTATGGTGCGGGTTTGAATTTATTTGACAGCGAATTTTTCGCATTCTTTATGAACAGGCTTGGAGCCTATAAGGTGGATCGGCGCAAAAAAAATCCTATTTATCTTCAGACGCTTACCGCATACAGCAAATTATCGGTATTTGAAGGAGTCAATACGATATTTTTTCCCGGCGGAACCCGTAGCAGATCTGGTGAAGTGGAATCTAAATTAAAATTGGGATTGCTGGGATCATTGATACAGGCACAGCGCATGTTGTTGGAAGCCAATTCTCCGCAAAAAATCGTCGTCGTTCCTGTAGTGCTTACTTATGAGTCGGTTTTGGAAGCCCGTTCCTTGATGTTGCAACATCTTTCCGTAAGCGGCCAGGAACGATTTACAGCCCGAGCGAAAAAACCAGGGTTCGGCGCTTATTATAAATTTTTATTCCGCGTATTAAAAAGTCAAAGCCAGATATACCTCACGTTTGGAAAGCCCATGGATGTATTTGGAAATCAATTGGATGATCAAGCCAACAGCCTGGATCATAAATCTCATGTAGTCCATTTGAAAGATTACTTCAGTACAAAAGGAAAATTTATCAAGGACGATCAAAGGGAAATGATTTATACGCGCGAACTCGGAGAAAAGATTGCCGAAGCTTACAAGATTTACAATTATGTTTTACCGGCTCATCTCGTTGCTTATGCAGCATTTTTGCTTTTGTCAAAAATGAATCCGCAGCACGATATTTACAGTTTGGTGCAACTACCAGAAGAAGAATATTTCTTTCCGGAAAAATCATTGGCTGATATTTGTGCCCAGTTGCAATTGATCTTGATTCAGCGAAGTGAAGAAGATAAAATAATTTATCCAAAGGAAATTGAAGGTAATGTTTCAATACTTATAGCCAAGGGTATTAAACATCTTGGAGTGTATCATCTGAAGCGTATCCTGGCTCAGGATAATTATGGCAGGTATTACAGTGAAGATTTTATCGGTTTGTTGTATTATGCCAATCGTTTACAAAATATTGAGCTTCAAAACGAGATAGACTGGAGTTCTGTTCAATGGGAATCAGATCGGTTTTAA
- a CDS encoding exonuclease domain-containing protein, which yields MHYIILDLEATCWNDTIQNREQEIIEIAACRINAYGKIENTFTSLIKPQKYPLLSSYCKQLTGIEQIEVDRAKKFDWVLNEFLNWCEYDEINPLSIFTWGKTDLQLLTQSCDIYQLEMDWLGQYVDMKSIYARMKGLPKLVGLDKALMLENFEFEGNRHRALPDAVNLAKIFVKYLEEFNE from the coding sequence ATGCATTACATCATTCTGGATCTCGAAGCAACCTGTTGGAACGATACCATTCAAAATCGCGAACAGGAAATTATTGAAATAGCAGCTTGCCGGATCAACGCTTACGGAAAAATTGAAAATACATTTACCAGTCTTATTAAACCACAAAAATATCCTTTACTATCATCTTACTGTAAACAACTCACGGGTATCGAACAAATAGAAGTGGACCGTGCTAAAAAATTTGATTGGGTCCTTAATGAATTTTTGAATTGGTGTGAGTACGATGAGATCAACCCCTTAAGTATCTTTACCTGGGGAAAGACAGACCTTCAACTGCTTACGCAGTCATGTGATATCTACCAATTGGAGATGGATTGGCTGGGGCAATACGTCGATATGAAATCCATTTATGCACGAATGAAAGGATTGCCCAAACTGGTGGGACTGGATAAAGCCTTGATGTTGGAAAATTTTGAATTTGAAGGCAATCGACACCGCGCTTTGCCGGATGCAGTGAACCTGGCAAAAATATTTGTAAAATACCTCGAAGAATTCAATGAATAA